TGCGGCGCGTGCTCCAGCTCTACTGCTCGCCCGCGGAGGGCATCCGCACCGTCGTGTGCGGCGACCGGCCCGCCTGCGCCGAGTGCCCGCTGGCCCAGGAGTGCGCCTTTCATCAGCGCGCGCCGCGCATCCGCGAACTGCCCGAGGACGAGCGGCCGCGCGAGCGCCTCATCGCGGGCGGCGAGGGCGCGCTCTCGGACGCCGAGCTGCTGGCGATCATCCTGCGCACCGGCACCACCGAGGAGACCGCCGTGGGTCTCGGCCAGAGGCTGCTGGCCCGCTTCGGCAGCTTGCGGGCCATCGCCACCCGCAGCGTGCGCGAGCTGTCGGCCGTCAAGGGCATCGGCCCGGCCAAGGCGGCCCAGGTGAAGGCCGCCGCCGAGATCGGCCGCCGCATGGCCCAGCGAGCCGCCGTCGAGCCCGGCCGCCCCATCGCCGACAGCCAGGCCGTCTGCGACTTCACCCGGCCCCGCCTCCGCGACCAGAAGAAGGAGACCTTTCTCGTCCTCCTCCTCGACGCCCGCAACCGCCTGATGCGCGACGTCGAGGTCTCGGTCGGCAGCCTCACCGCCAGCCTGGCCCACCCGCGCGAGGTGTTCCACGAGGCGGTGCGCGACAGCGCCGCCGCCATCGTGTGCGTGCATAACCACCCGACCGGCGACCCGACGCCCAGCCCGCGCGACATCGAGATCACGGCCAAGCTCCACGCGGCCAGCCAGGTGCTCGGCATCACGCTCCTCGACCACGTCATCGTGGGCGAGAGCACGCACTACAGTTTCGCCGACGAGGGCCGCTTGCCGCGCGACCGGCGCCACGATGGGTAGGCAAATGGGGTTTGACTTGCGGCGCACAAATCTCCTACAATAGCAGAGGTAGGGGAGGTGCGCCAAGAGCCAAAAACCGATAGAAAAGGTCAACAATGCAACTGCAAGTGTCGCGCGCCCAGGTCGACTCCGACTGGAAACGCGAGGTCGAGCGGCGGCTGGGGCGCAAGCTGGCCGACTGCTATCAGTGCGGCAAGTGCACCGCCGGCTGCCCGGTGTCGTTCGAGATGTTCCACCCCATCCACGCGATGATGCGCCTGGCCCAGCTCGGGCGCAAGGACGAGGCCCTCCGCTCGCGCTCCCAGTGGGTGTGCGCAGCCTGCGAAGCGTGCTCGACGCGCTGCCCGAAGGACGCCGAGCCGGCCCGCCTGATGACCGTGCTGCGCGAGATGGCCCAGGAAGAGGGCCTCGTGAACGCCAACGAGGCCGACATCTACGACTTCCACCAGTCGTTCCTCGCCAGCATCCGCCGCTTCGGCCGCGTCTACGAGATGGGCTTCATCGCCGCTTACAAGCTCAAGAGCCCGCTCCGGCGCGGCCCGCAGGACCTGCTCACCTTCCCCAAGATGCTCAAGCGCGGCAAGCCCGGCCTCCTGCCGCACAAGATTCAGAACGTCGCCGCCATCCGGCGCATCTTCGACCGCTGCCAGCTTCAGAAAGCCCCCGAGAGGAAGTCGGACTGACATGGAACTCGGCTACTACCCCGGCTGCGCGCTGAAGGCCCACGCCACCGGCTACGAGTACGGCATGGCCATCGAGGCCACGCTCGGCGCCCTCGGCTTCGAGCTCAAGGAGGTGCCCGACTGGAACTGCTGCGGGGCCTCCGCCGGGCACATGACCAACTCCATCCTCACCCGCGCCCTCAACGTGCGCAACCTCGCGCTCGCCGAGGCCGCCGGGCTCAAGGAGATTCTCGCCCCCTGCCCCCTGTGCACCAAGGAGCTGAGCCTCGCGCAGCACGAGGTGAAGGAGCACACCGACCTCCTCGCCGCGGCCCAGGAGGCCGCCGAGATGGCCTACCGCTGCTCCGTGCGCCCGATCACCCTCGTCGAGTTGCTCCACCGCAACCTCGCCCAGTTCCGGGAGCGCCTGGCGGGCAAGCTGCCCGATCTCAAAGTCGCCTGCTACTACGGCTGCCTCCACACGCGCCCGCCCGACGTGATGACCTACGACGACACCGAGCAGCCGGTGGCCATGGACGAGGTGTGCCGCACGCTGGGCCTGGCGCCCGTGGAGTGGACGCACAAGACCGAGTGCTGCGGCGCAGGGTTCACGATGAGCCGCCCCACGGTCGTCGCGCGTCTCACCGGCCGCATCCTCAAGGCCGCGCGCCTGGCCGGGGCCGAGGCCTTCGTGGTCGCCTGCCCCATGTGCCAGGCTAACCTCGACATGCGCCAGACCGAGGCCGCGGCCGACGCGGGCCTCGGCGAAGACCTGCACATGCCCGTGCTGTACCTCGCCCAGGTGGTGGGCCTGGCCCTCGGCCTCGAGCCCAAGGCCCTCGGCCTGAGCACGCATTTTGTGGACACCACGGACCTCGTCGCCCGCCTGCGCGGCGAGCCGCCGGCGGCAGCCGAGGCCCCCCAAGGCGCCGTGGCCTAGTGGAACGAGACAAACACGGGACGCCTGAGACTCGCAAGACCCGTCGCACCGCGAAGCCGACCGTCCGACGAGTCTGACACGTCCCACGCGTCCCGGAAGAAGGGGA
This window of the Planctomycetota bacterium genome carries:
- a CDS encoding CoB--CoM heterodisulfide reductase iron-sulfur subunit B family protein, yielding MELGYYPGCALKAHATGYEYGMAIEATLGALGFELKEVPDWNCCGASAGHMTNSILTRALNVRNLALAEAAGLKEILAPCPLCTKELSLAQHEVKEHTDLLAAAQEAAEMAYRCSVRPITLVELLHRNLAQFRERLAGKLPDLKVACYYGCLHTRPPDVMTYDDTEQPVAMDEVCRTLGLAPVEWTHKTECCGAGFTMSRPTVVARLTGRILKAARLAGAEAFVVACPMCQANLDMRQTEAAADAGLGEDLHMPVLYLAQVVGLALGLEPKALGLSTHFVDTTDLVARLRGEPPAAAEAPQGAVA
- a CDS encoding 4Fe-4S dicluster domain-containing protein, coding for MQLQVSRAQVDSDWKREVERRLGRKLADCYQCGKCTAGCPVSFEMFHPIHAMMRLAQLGRKDEALRSRSQWVCAACEACSTRCPKDAEPARLMTVLREMAQEEGLVNANEADIYDFHQSFLASIRRFGRVYEMGFIAAYKLKSPLRRGPQDLLTFPKMLKRGKPGLLPHKIQNVAAIRRIFDRCQLQKAPERKSD
- the radC gene encoding DNA repair protein RadC — its product is MELRRTYRTIEQRLRELATEPLETLLGLCGEAPAAYADGAPFEDDPALRRLLSRLGLIPRARSAANLYDTVSRMAEAAGERAATVRRVLQLYCSPAEGIRTVVCGDRPACAECPLAQECAFHQRAPRIRELPEDERPRERLIAGGEGALSDAELLAIILRTGTTEETAVGLGQRLLARFGSLRAIATRSVRELSAVKGIGPAKAAQVKAAAEIGRRMAQRAAVEPGRPIADSQAVCDFTRPRLRDQKKETFLVLLLDARNRLMRDVEVSVGSLTASLAHPREVFHEAVRDSAAAIVCVHNHPTGDPTPSPRDIEITAKLHAASQVLGITLLDHVIVGESTHYSFADEGRLPRDRRHDG